A single region of the Streptomyces sp. ITFR-16 genome encodes:
- a CDS encoding RICIN domain-containing protein has product MPLNRRQLMTSALATVAATTAAGRWSATATAAGNRAEPAHGGHYSPNADPLHPTAFLKLPPGRVTARGWLAGQLKLQLDGLCGRYEEFSHFLDFGATGWVRPELGGWEEVPYWLRGYTDLAIVTGDATALAAVRRWFDAILATQQSDGFFGPRALRTSLNGGPDFWPFLPLVQALRSWQEYSGDTRVIPFLSRFFRYMNAQGPGAFNTSWIALRWGDGLDSVFWLFNRTGDTFLLDLADKIHANGADWGDNLVNPHNVNIAQGFREPAQYALRSGSAQDTRNTYGTYGKAMDQYGQFPGGGFAGDENARPGHGDPRQGFETCGIVEFMASHQLLTRITGDPLWADRCEELAFNSLPASLDPSGKAVHYITSANSVDLDNVPKQDRQFQNGFAMQAFLPGVDQYRCCPHNYGTGWPYFTEELWLATPDGGLAAAMYAACEVTAKVADGTEVTFTEETGYPFTDTVTLTLRAPKPLRFPLVLRVPAWCDAPEIEVNGQRAEAPAGPAFTRVERTWADGDRVTLRFPQRTTVRTWEHNHGAVSVDRGPLTYSLRIGEAYERIGGTDRFPEYAVHATGPWNYGLVLDQNEPAASLRAHTVRRVKDDNPFTLDGTPLTMTARARRIPEWTADEEHVVTPLQDGPARSAEPVQEVTLVPMGAARLRITAFPAAGPDGRPWFSQRWYRVRNRHSGKVLGVDSMSTANSAHVVQFGDTGTDDHDWRLVPEGDGWYRIRNRHSGKVLGVDTMSTENSAHVVQFDDNGTDDHLWQLVPDGDGWYRIRNRHSGKVLGVDTMSTEDSAHVVQFDDNGTDDHLWQLV; this is encoded by the coding sequence ATGCCCCTGAACCGCAGACAACTCATGACCTCGGCCCTGGCCACCGTCGCCGCGACGACAGCCGCAGGCCGCTGGTCGGCCACCGCGACCGCCGCCGGGAACCGGGCGGAGCCGGCCCACGGCGGCCACTACTCCCCCAACGCCGACCCCCTGCACCCCACCGCGTTCCTCAAGCTCCCGCCCGGCCGGGTCACCGCGCGCGGCTGGCTCGCCGGACAGCTGAAGCTCCAGCTGGACGGCCTGTGCGGGCGCTACGAGGAGTTCTCGCACTTCCTGGACTTCGGCGCGACCGGCTGGGTCCGCCCCGAGCTCGGCGGCTGGGAGGAGGTCCCGTACTGGCTGCGCGGCTACACCGACCTCGCGATCGTCACGGGCGACGCCACGGCCCTCGCGGCGGTGCGGCGCTGGTTCGACGCGATCCTCGCCACCCAGCAGTCCGACGGGTTCTTCGGCCCCAGGGCGCTGCGCACCTCGCTCAACGGAGGCCCGGACTTCTGGCCGTTCCTGCCGCTGGTGCAGGCCCTGCGCTCCTGGCAGGAGTACTCCGGCGACACCCGGGTCATCCCCTTCCTCAGCAGGTTCTTCCGCTACATGAACGCCCAGGGGCCCGGCGCGTTCAACACCAGCTGGATCGCCCTGCGCTGGGGCGACGGCCTGGACAGCGTCTTCTGGCTCTTCAACCGCACCGGGGACACCTTCCTCCTGGACCTCGCCGACAAGATCCACGCCAACGGTGCCGACTGGGGCGACAACCTGGTCAACCCGCACAACGTGAACATCGCGCAGGGCTTCCGCGAGCCCGCCCAGTACGCCCTGCGCAGCGGTTCGGCCCAGGACACCCGCAATACGTACGGGACGTACGGCAAGGCCATGGACCAGTACGGCCAGTTCCCCGGCGGCGGCTTCGCCGGGGACGAGAACGCGCGCCCCGGGCACGGCGACCCCCGGCAGGGCTTCGAGACCTGCGGCATCGTCGAGTTCATGGCCAGCCACCAGCTGCTCACCCGGATCACGGGCGACCCGCTGTGGGCCGACCGCTGCGAGGAGCTGGCGTTCAACTCGCTGCCGGCCTCGCTCGACCCGTCGGGCAAGGCCGTCCACTACATCACCAGCGCCAACAGCGTGGACCTGGACAACGTCCCCAAGCAGGACCGGCAGTTCCAGAACGGCTTCGCCATGCAGGCGTTCCTGCCCGGCGTCGACCAGTACCGCTGCTGCCCGCACAACTACGGCACGGGCTGGCCGTACTTCACCGAGGAGCTGTGGCTCGCCACCCCGGACGGCGGTCTCGCGGCCGCGATGTACGCCGCCTGCGAGGTGACGGCCAAGGTCGCCGACGGCACCGAGGTCACCTTCACCGAGGAGACCGGCTACCCCTTCACGGACACGGTCACGCTGACCCTGCGGGCGCCGAAGCCCCTGCGCTTCCCGCTCGTCCTGCGCGTGCCCGCCTGGTGCGACGCGCCCGAGATCGAGGTGAACGGACAACGGGCCGAGGCCCCCGCCGGACCGGCCTTCACCCGGGTCGAGCGCACCTGGGCCGACGGCGACCGGGTGACCCTGCGCTTCCCGCAGCGGACCACCGTGCGCACCTGGGAGCACAACCACGGCGCCGTCAGCGTGGACCGGGGGCCGCTGACGTACTCGCTGAGGATCGGTGAGGCGTACGAGCGGATCGGCGGCACCGACCGGTTCCCGGAGTACGCGGTGCACGCCACCGGTCCGTGGAACTACGGGCTCGTCCTGGACCAGAACGAGCCCGCCGCCTCCCTGCGCGCCCACACGGTCCGCCGTGTCAAGGACGACAACCCGTTCACGCTGGACGGCACCCCGCTGACCATGACCGCGAGGGCGCGCCGCATTCCTGAGTGGACGGCGGACGAGGAACACGTCGTCACCCCGCTCCAGGACGGCCCGGCCCGCAGCGCCGAGCCGGTCCAGGAGGTCACGCTCGTCCCGATGGGCGCGGCGCGGCTGCGCATCACCGCGTTCCCCGCGGCCGGCCCGGACGGGCGGCCCTGGTTCTCCCAGCGCTGGTACCGCGTCCGCAACCGCCACTCGGGCAAGGTGCTCGGCGTCGACAGCATGTCCACGGCCAACAGCGCCCATGTCGTCCAGTTCGGCGACACGGGCACCGACGACCACGACTGGCGGCTCGTGCCCGAGGGCGACGGCTGGTACCGCATCCGCAACCGCCACTCCGGCAAGGTCCTCGGCGTCGACACCATGTCCACCGAGAACAGCGCCCACGTCGTCCAGTTCGACGACAACGGCACCGACGACCACCTCTGGCAGCTCGTGCCCGACGGCGACGGCTGGTACCGCATCCGCAACCGCCACTCCGGCAAGGTCCTCGGCGTCGACACCATGTCCACCGAAGACAGCGCCCACGTCGTCCAGTTCGACGACAACGGCACCGACGACCACCTCTGGCAACTCGTCTGA
- a CDS encoding ABC transporter substrate-binding protein: MMIQRRSRTLAVACLLAATATLAATGCSKSETSDSASADSSQGAQAAKSPESSSGSGCSLQTYGAPKLDLKDAVVGFSQSEKEANPFRIAETQSIKDEAKKVGVKKLLTTNAQSQLSKQISDIQDMLSQGAQFLIVAPLNSDGLEPALKAAAAKKVPVLTIDRKVNSTACKDYVAFLGSDFVEQGKRAADAMIKVTGGKGKVAILLGASGNNVTTDRTKGFVDQLKAKAPDLKIVAQQTGEFARDKGQQVMEQLIQSKPDITAVYAENDEMGLGAVTALKAAGKKPGKDVKIVSVDGTRNAVQALVNGEYNGVIESNPRFGPLAFATAQKFYGGEEIPENVIITDRAYDESNAKASLGGAF, from the coding sequence ATGATGATCCAGCGCCGATCCCGTACCCTCGCCGTGGCCTGTCTCCTCGCCGCCACCGCCACGCTGGCCGCCACCGGCTGCTCCAAGTCGGAGACCTCGGACAGCGCGAGCGCCGACAGCAGCCAGGGTGCCCAGGCGGCCAAGTCCCCCGAGTCGTCCTCCGGTTCCGGCTGCTCGCTGCAGACCTACGGAGCGCCCAAGCTGGACCTGAAGGACGCCGTGGTCGGCTTCTCCCAGTCGGAGAAGGAGGCCAACCCGTTCCGTATCGCCGAGACCCAGTCCATCAAGGACGAGGCCAAGAAGGTCGGCGTCAAGAAGCTGCTCACCACCAACGCGCAGTCGCAGCTGTCCAAGCAGATCAGCGACATCCAGGACATGCTGTCGCAGGGCGCCCAGTTCCTCATCGTCGCCCCGCTGAACTCCGACGGCCTGGAGCCGGCGCTGAAGGCCGCCGCCGCCAAGAAGGTGCCGGTCCTGACCATCGACCGCAAGGTCAACTCCACCGCGTGCAAGGACTACGTGGCCTTCCTCGGCTCCGACTTCGTCGAGCAGGGCAAGCGCGCCGCCGACGCGATGATCAAGGTGACCGGCGGCAAGGGCAAGGTCGCCATCCTCCTCGGCGCCTCGGGCAACAACGTCACCACCGACCGCACCAAGGGCTTCGTCGACCAGCTCAAGGCCAAGGCCCCCGACCTGAAGATCGTCGCCCAGCAGACCGGCGAGTTCGCCCGTGACAAGGGCCAGCAGGTCATGGAGCAGCTCATCCAGTCCAAGCCCGACATCACCGCCGTCTACGCGGAGAACGACGAGATGGGCCTCGGCGCCGTCACCGCGCTCAAGGCCGCCGGCAAGAAGCCCGGCAAGGACGTCAAGATCGTCTCCGTCGACGGCACCCGCAACGCCGTCCAGGCCCTGGTCAACGGCGAGTACAACGGCGTCATCGAGTCGAACCCGCGCTTCGGCCCGCTGGCCTTCGCGACCGCCCAGAAGTTCTACGGCGGCGAGGAGATCCCGGAGAACGTGATCATCACCGACCGCGCCTACGACGAGTCCAACGCCAAGGCCTCGCTCGGCGGCGCGTTCTGA
- a CDS encoding sugar ABC transporter ATP-binding protein gives MAPPEAVPQPPEPAAGTKEATAPGALVKEAAGTKDAPAPAVLEARSVSKRFPGVVALDGVSFSLRAGETHALVGENGAGKSTLIKVLTGVYQPDEGELRLAGEQVAFARPFEAQHAGISTIYQEVNLVPLMSVARNIFLGREPKNRFGLIDFARMNRETTELLDGFGVRVDPRRPLHTLGIGTQQMVALARAVSVNAQVVIMDEPTSSLEPREVETLFRVIEDLRARGIAVLYVSHRMEELYRICDRVTVLRDGRHIHTGDLADLDRMQLVSMMLGRDMAEVRRSGLTNFDSEGHDASRTPVLTATGLSRNHQLHDISLELYAGEVLGLGGLLGSGRSETAKALAGALSLDSGELSVGGRTLRRLTSAGAIRAGISLLPEDRKAEGIVPGLSVRENIVLAAMPRLSRAGIVSRAKQDRIVEIFMKRLRIKAASPEQKVGELSGGNQQKVLLARWLCLEPKVLLLDEPTRGIDVGAKAEVQSLIDDLAREGLAVLLISSDIEELIEGADRIVVLRGGAVAGELAGDEVAESHLLEVLADHSPAPAGKAPAAKEDPR, from the coding sequence ATGGCACCACCCGAAGCAGTACCGCAGCCGCCGGAGCCGGCCGCCGGCACGAAGGAGGCGACCGCGCCCGGCGCCCTCGTGAAGGAGGCCGCAGGCACGAAGGACGCCCCCGCCCCGGCCGTCCTGGAAGCCCGCTCGGTGAGCAAGCGATTCCCTGGCGTCGTCGCTCTCGACGGAGTCTCCTTCTCCCTGCGCGCCGGGGAGACCCACGCACTGGTCGGGGAGAACGGGGCCGGGAAGTCCACCCTGATCAAGGTGCTCACCGGTGTCTACCAGCCCGACGAGGGCGAACTGCGGCTGGCCGGAGAACAGGTCGCCTTCGCCCGGCCGTTCGAGGCCCAGCACGCCGGCATCTCCACGATCTACCAGGAGGTGAATCTCGTCCCGCTGATGAGCGTGGCGCGCAACATCTTCCTCGGACGTGAGCCGAAGAACCGTTTCGGCCTGATCGACTTCGCCCGTATGAACCGCGAGACCACCGAACTGCTCGACGGCTTCGGCGTCCGCGTCGACCCCAGGCGGCCGCTGCACACCCTGGGCATCGGCACCCAGCAGATGGTCGCCCTGGCCCGCGCCGTCTCGGTCAACGCCCAGGTCGTTATCATGGACGAGCCCACCTCCTCGCTGGAGCCGCGCGAGGTCGAGACCCTCTTCCGGGTCATCGAGGACCTGCGCGCCCGCGGCATCGCCGTGCTCTACGTCAGCCACCGCATGGAAGAGCTCTACCGGATCTGCGACCGGGTCACCGTGCTCCGCGACGGCCGCCACATCCACACCGGCGACCTCGCCGACCTCGACCGCATGCAGCTCGTCTCGATGATGCTCGGCCGGGACATGGCCGAGGTCCGGCGCTCCGGACTCACCAACTTCGACTCCGAGGGCCACGACGCCTCCCGTACCCCCGTCCTCACCGCGACCGGCCTCTCCCGCAACCACCAGCTCCACGACATCTCCCTGGAGCTGTACGCGGGCGAGGTGCTCGGCCTCGGTGGCCTCCTCGGCTCCGGCCGCAGCGAGACCGCCAAGGCCCTGGCCGGCGCGCTGAGCCTGGACTCCGGCGAACTGAGCGTCGGCGGACGCACCCTGCGCCGCCTCACCTCCGCCGGCGCCATCCGCGCCGGCATCAGCCTGCTGCCCGAGGACCGCAAGGCCGAGGGCATCGTCCCCGGCCTCTCGGTCCGCGAGAACATCGTGCTGGCCGCGATGCCCCGCCTCTCCCGCGCCGGAATCGTCTCCCGTGCCAAGCAGGACCGCATCGTGGAGATCTTCATGAAGCGGCTGAGGATCAAGGCCGCGAGCCCCGAGCAGAAGGTCGGCGAACTCTCCGGCGGCAACCAGCAGAAGGTCCTGCTCGCCCGCTGGCTATGCCTGGAGCCCAAGGTCCTGCTGCTCGACGAGCCCACCCGCGGCATCGACGTCGGCGCCAAGGCCGAGGTCCAGAGCCTCATCGACGACCTCGCCCGCGAGGGCCTCGCCGTCCTGCTCATCTCCTCCGACATCGAGGAACTCATCGAGGGCGCCGACCGCATCGTCGTCCTGCGCGGCGGCGCGGTCGCGGGCGAACTGGCCGGCGACGAGGTGGCCGAGAGCCATCTGCTCGAAGTACTCGCCGACCACTCACCGGCACCCGCAGGGAAGGCGCCGGCCGCCAAGGAGGACCCCCGATGA
- a CDS encoding ABC transporter permease has translation MTQAAVPAPAARPLARLRDPAWYQEYGVYLAVAVVLLFNALFTEHFMTADNLRTQLVQVAPIVIVALGMALVIGTEGVDLSVGSTMALAAALLPLYLGYGLVPALVMALLAGALVGAVNGTLVSLVGLQPIVATLALFVGGRGLALVMADGQLKQIVNPDLLSLGTGSFLGIPLVVLIAAVLAVAVAFLVTRTTFGRQIVAIGGNRSAAALAGLPVRRVLIGVYVLCGVLAALAGILATARLTASDPSSLGTLMELSAITAVVVGGTPLNGGSIRVLGTVAGALLMQLLRATLVKHDLPDSTAQIAQAAIIIAAVYVARERRSR, from the coding sequence ATGACCCAGGCCGCAGTTCCCGCCCCCGCAGCCCGGCCGCTGGCCCGGCTGCGCGACCCCGCCTGGTACCAGGAGTACGGCGTCTACCTCGCCGTCGCGGTCGTCCTCCTCTTCAACGCCCTGTTCACCGAGCACTTCATGACCGCGGACAACCTCCGCACCCAGCTCGTCCAGGTCGCCCCCATCGTCATCGTCGCCCTGGGCATGGCCCTGGTCATCGGCACCGAGGGCGTCGACCTCTCCGTCGGCTCGACCATGGCCCTGGCCGCCGCGCTGCTGCCGCTCTACCTCGGCTACGGGCTGGTGCCGGCCCTCGTCATGGCGCTGCTGGCCGGCGCCCTCGTCGGCGCGGTCAACGGCACCCTCGTCTCCCTCGTCGGGCTCCAGCCGATCGTCGCCACCCTCGCGCTGTTCGTCGGCGGCCGGGGCCTGGCCCTGGTGATGGCGGACGGCCAGCTCAAGCAGATCGTCAACCCCGACCTGCTGTCCCTGGGCACCGGCTCGTTCCTCGGCATCCCGCTCGTCGTGCTCATCGCCGCGGTCCTCGCCGTCGCCGTCGCCTTCCTCGTCACCCGCACCACCTTCGGCCGGCAGATCGTCGCCATCGGCGGCAACCGGTCCGCGGCCGCCCTGGCCGGACTGCCCGTACGGCGCGTCCTGATCGGCGTGTACGTGCTCTGCGGCGTGCTGGCCGCCCTCGCGGGCATCCTCGCCACGGCCCGGCTCACCGCCAGCGACCCTTCCTCGCTCGGCACCCTGATGGAACTCTCCGCCATCACGGCGGTCGTCGTCGGCGGCACCCCGCTCAACGGCGGATCCATCCGGGTCCTTGGCACGGTCGCGGGCGCCCTGCTGATGCAGCTGCTGCGCGCCACCCTCGTCAAGCACGACCTGCCCGACTCCACCGCACAGATCGCCCAGGCGGCCATCATCATCGCCGCCGTCTACGTCGCCCGGGAGCGTCGGTCCCGATGA
- a CDS encoding ABC transporter permease, whose product MNETSPAPAAQAPAPRKSPAAAGGGAPRPETGAPSATGRRIAELVQRQGVLAVLLTVVIVASFIYPTFATLDNARGVTVQASFLAVVALGMTMVIITGGIDLSVGSVFALGGVLAAWASQWGFLAALFVPLLVCGAIGLLNGFLVARAGMAPFIVTLATLLGARGMLLAFTDEGATTYLVPKDSAFAELGQGSVWGFGYPILIALVLFGIGGLLLQRTSFGQTLFAVGGSSDAATLMGLPVARTKMLVYTLSGLLAGLAGALNAARLSSGVTIVGVGMELDAISAVVIGGTLLIGGAGSISGTLWGVLLLAVIQNLINQIGSLNSSYQSVVSGGFLIVVVVAQRYLARSRRTT is encoded by the coding sequence ATGAACGAAACCTCACCCGCCCCCGCGGCCCAGGCCCCCGCACCGCGCAAGTCCCCGGCAGCGGCCGGCGGCGGCGCGCCCCGCCCCGAGACCGGCGCGCCCTCCGCGACCGGCCGGCGCATCGCCGAACTCGTCCAGCGGCAGGGCGTGCTCGCCGTCCTGCTCACGGTCGTGATCGTCGCGTCCTTCATCTACCCGACGTTCGCCACGCTGGACAACGCCCGGGGCGTGACCGTCCAGGCCTCGTTCCTGGCCGTGGTGGCGCTCGGGATGACCATGGTCATCATCACCGGCGGCATCGATCTGTCCGTGGGATCGGTCTTCGCGCTCGGCGGGGTACTCGCCGCCTGGGCCTCCCAATGGGGCTTCCTGGCAGCCCTGTTCGTCCCGCTGCTGGTGTGCGGTGCGATCGGTCTGCTCAACGGCTTCCTCGTCGCCCGCGCCGGCATGGCCCCCTTCATCGTCACCCTCGCCACCCTGCTCGGGGCGCGCGGCATGCTCCTCGCCTTCACCGACGAGGGCGCCACCACCTACCTGGTCCCCAAGGACTCCGCCTTCGCGGAGCTGGGACAGGGCAGTGTCTGGGGCTTCGGCTACCCGATCCTGATCGCCCTCGTGCTCTTCGGCATTGGCGGCCTGCTCCTCCAGCGCACCTCGTTCGGGCAGACGCTCTTCGCCGTCGGCGGCAGCAGCGACGCCGCCACGCTGATGGGCCTGCCCGTCGCCCGTACCAAGATGCTCGTCTACACCCTCAGCGGACTGCTGGCGGGCCTGGCGGGCGCGCTCAACGCGGCGAGGCTCTCCTCCGGCGTCACCATCGTCGGCGTGGGCATGGAGCTCGACGCGATCTCCGCCGTCGTCATCGGCGGCACCCTGCTCATCGGCGGCGCCGGATCGATCAGCGGCACGCTCTGGGGCGTCCTGCTGCTCGCCGTCATCCAGAACCTGATCAACCAGATCGGCTCGCTGAACTCCTCGTACCAGTCGGTGGTCAGCGGCGGGTTCCTTATCGTTGTCGTCGTGGCCCAGCGCTACCTGGCGCGCAGCCGCAGAACCACCTGA
- a CDS encoding LacI family DNA-binding transcriptional regulator → MGVSLKDVAQRAGVSIKTVSNVVNNYQHVTPKMRAKVQQAIDELGYRPNLTARHLRKGRTGIIALAVPEFGNPYFAELAGAVVDAAARHDYTVLVDHTGGLREKELLVSQGFRSHVIDGLILSPIHLETEDLMARTETAPLVLLGEREYEAPYDHIAIDNVAASREAVRHLIDHGHRRIAFLGSRTGRERQPAHLRLRGWREELAAAGIEPDESLVVVTDGYGREDGASAMAALLDRGVRPDAVFAYNDLIAVGAMRTLFARGLRIPEDVAVVGFDNIEESLYGATTLTTVAPDKEAIARLAVDSLVERLSGDAVTEPRRPRPGYRLVVRESTVPRPPAGQAGP, encoded by the coding sequence GTGGGCGTCAGCCTCAAGGACGTTGCACAACGGGCGGGCGTGTCCATCAAGACCGTGTCGAACGTGGTGAACAACTATCAGCACGTCACACCGAAGATGCGCGCCAAGGTGCAGCAGGCCATCGACGAGCTCGGCTACCGGCCGAACCTCACCGCACGCCATCTGCGCAAGGGCCGCACCGGCATCATCGCCCTCGCCGTCCCCGAGTTCGGCAACCCGTACTTCGCCGAACTGGCCGGCGCGGTCGTCGACGCCGCCGCCCGGCACGACTACACCGTGCTGGTCGACCACACCGGCGGCCTGCGGGAGAAGGAACTCCTGGTCAGCCAGGGATTCCGGTCCCATGTGATCGACGGGCTCATCCTCAGCCCGATCCACCTGGAGACCGAGGACCTGATGGCGCGCACCGAGACCGCGCCCCTGGTCCTGCTCGGCGAGCGCGAGTACGAGGCCCCGTACGACCACATCGCCATCGACAACGTGGCGGCCTCCCGCGAGGCCGTACGCCACCTCATCGACCACGGCCACCGCCGCATCGCCTTCCTCGGCTCGCGCACCGGCCGCGAGCGCCAGCCGGCCCATCTGCGGCTGCGCGGCTGGCGGGAGGAGCTGGCCGCCGCCGGCATCGAGCCCGACGAGTCGCTCGTCGTGGTCACCGACGGCTACGGGCGCGAGGACGGGGCCTCCGCCATGGCCGCGCTCCTGGACCGGGGCGTGCGGCCCGACGCGGTGTTCGCGTACAACGACCTCATCGCCGTCGGAGCCATGCGCACGCTCTTCGCCCGCGGACTGCGCATCCCCGAGGACGTCGCCGTCGTCGGCTTCGACAACATCGAGGAGAGCCTGTACGGCGCCACCACCCTCACCACCGTGGCACCCGACAAGGAGGCCATCGCCCGGCTCGCCGTCGACAGCCTCGTCGAGCGCCTCTCCGGCGACGCGGTGACCGAACCCCGGCGGCCGAGGCCCGGTTACCGGCTCGTCGTCCGCGAATCCACCGTCCCCCGGCCGCCCGCCGGACAGGCCGGCCCCTAG
- a CDS encoding aldose epimerase family protein has product MPRPTVNRKPFGTHGSADVDVWTLDSGTGVSAEILTYGGILHRLTVPDTSATPASVVRSLPALDDYTGKNPFFGALIGRYANRIAHGRFTLDGTEHQVPATDRGHALHGGPDGFHTRVWQAEGDATDEAATLRLTLHSPDGDMGFPGALDVTVTYALDRAGTLALDYTATTDRPTVVNLTNHAYFDLAARGDILGHTLQVDADTYLPVDEDGIPESPAAPVRDTPFDLVRPQTLGDRIALPHEQLRRAGGFDHCWVLRAPEASSGLRRAARLTAPDAERVLEVWTTEPGIQVYTANQLDGALATPDGGRHERHSAVCLETQHLPDSPNRPDHPGTVLRPDEVFRSRTELRFPHLVPKAV; this is encoded by the coding sequence ATGCCTCGCCCCACCGTGAACCGCAAACCGTTCGGCACCCATGGGTCCGCGGACGTCGACGTCTGGACGCTCGACTCCGGCACCGGAGTCAGCGCCGAGATCCTCACCTACGGCGGCATCCTGCACCGGCTCACCGTGCCGGACACCTCCGCAACCCCGGCCTCGGTCGTCCGCTCGTTGCCCGCCCTCGACGACTACACCGGCAAGAACCCGTTCTTCGGCGCCCTGATCGGCCGCTACGCCAACCGCATCGCACACGGCCGGTTCACCCTCGACGGCACGGAGCACCAGGTCCCCGCGACCGACCGGGGCCACGCCCTGCACGGAGGCCCGGACGGCTTCCACACCCGGGTCTGGCAGGCCGAGGGCGACGCCACCGACGAGGCCGCCACTCTGCGGCTCACGCTGCACAGCCCCGACGGCGACATGGGCTTCCCCGGCGCGCTCGACGTCACCGTGACCTACGCCCTCGACCGGGCGGGCACCCTCGCCCTCGACTACACGGCGACCACGGACCGCCCCACCGTCGTCAACCTCACCAACCACGCCTACTTCGACCTGGCCGCCCGGGGCGACATACTCGGCCACACCCTCCAGGTCGACGCGGACACCTATCTGCCCGTGGACGAGGACGGCATCCCCGAGAGCCCGGCGGCGCCGGTGCGCGACACCCCGTTCGATCTCGTACGGCCGCAGACCCTCGGCGACCGCATCGCCCTGCCGCACGAACAGCTGCGCCGCGCGGGCGGCTTCGACCACTGCTGGGTCCTGCGGGCACCCGAGGCGTCGTCGGGTCTGCGCCGGGCCGCCCGGCTCACCGCCCCCGACGCCGAACGGGTCCTGGAGGTATGGACCACCGAACCCGGCATCCAGGTCTACACGGCCAACCAGCTGGACGGCGCCCTGGCCACGCCCGACGGCGGCCGTCACGAGCGGCACAGCGCCGTCTGCCTGGAGACCCAGCACCTGCCCGACTCACCCAACCGCCCGGACCACCCCGGCACGGTCCTGCGCCCGGACGAGGTCTTCCGCAGCCGTACCGAGCTGCGCTTCCCCCACCTCGTCCCCAAGGCCGTCTGA
- a CDS encoding acyl-CoA thioesterase has translation MTFSVDVTVRGYELDTQGHLNQAVYLQYAEHARWELLRAAGLPQDRLLADGVGPVALEVTVKFRSELRGGDRVRVTCRFDYGEGKTFTVAQQILKEDGTLAAEVTGVAGILDLTTRRLIADPARRLASLAKDPDLLSG, from the coding sequence ATGACCTTCTCTGTGGACGTGACCGTACGGGGTTACGAACTCGACACCCAGGGCCACCTGAACCAGGCCGTCTACCTCCAGTACGCCGAGCACGCGCGGTGGGAGCTGCTGCGCGCCGCCGGACTGCCCCAGGACAGACTGCTGGCCGACGGGGTGGGCCCGGTCGCACTGGAGGTCACGGTCAAGTTCCGCAGCGAATTGCGCGGCGGCGACCGGGTGCGCGTGACCTGCCGGTTCGACTACGGCGAGGGCAAGACCTTCACGGTCGCCCAGCAGATCCTCAAGGAGGACGGCACCCTGGCGGCCGAGGTCACGGGCGTGGCGGGCATCCTCGACCTGACGACGCGCCGGCTGATCGCGGACCCGGCCCGGCGGCTCGCCTCGCTCGCCAAGGACCCGGATCTGCTGAGCGGCTGA
- a CDS encoding YdeI/OmpD-associated family protein, translated as MADIPEQTRTFEHGEALEAWLEEHHADSPGLWLKLAKRKSGVPSVTAAEVVDIVLCFGWIDGQRRSCDGVYYLQRITPRRRRSLWSQVNVDKVAALAEAGRMRAAGLAEVEAARADGRWDAAYPSQSRATVPADLAAALEADEAARGFYEGLGKSDRYQVILRLVTAPTPEVRAARLGRAVTAMAAGRKVA; from the coding sequence ATGGCGGACATCCCGGAGCAGACGCGGACCTTCGAGCACGGCGAGGCGCTCGAGGCCTGGCTGGAGGAGCATCACGCGGACAGCCCCGGTCTGTGGCTGAAGCTCGCCAAGCGGAAGTCGGGCGTGCCGTCGGTGACGGCGGCCGAGGTCGTCGACATCGTGCTGTGCTTCGGCTGGATCGACGGGCAGCGCAGGTCCTGCGACGGGGTGTACTACCTCCAGCGGATCACACCGCGCCGGCGGCGGAGCCTGTGGTCACAGGTCAACGTGGACAAGGTGGCGGCGCTCGCCGAGGCCGGGCGGATGCGTGCGGCGGGCCTCGCGGAGGTCGAGGCGGCCCGCGCGGACGGGCGGTGGGACGCCGCGTACCCCTCGCAGAGCAGGGCCACCGTCCCCGCCGACCTCGCCGCCGCTCTGGAGGCGGACGAGGCGGCCCGGGGCTTCTACGAGGGGCTCGGGAAGTCGGACCGGTATCAGGTGATCCTGCGTCTGGTGACCGCGCCGACCCCCGAGGTCAGGGCGGCGCGCCTCGGCCGGGCCGTCACCGCGATGGCGGCCGGGCGCAAGGTGGCGTGA
- a CDS encoding helix-turn-helix domain-containing protein: protein MTPASATEPAVGSRSLAHPARDEIRIESVLHALSDPVRLYIVRELAAAEAELTCSRFELPVTKSTTTHHFRVLRESGIVQQIYRGTAKMNGLRREDLEALFPGLLETVLEAANRQADRLDAS from the coding sequence GTGACCCCTGCCAGCGCCACGGAACCCGCCGTCGGCAGCCGCTCGCTCGCCCACCCCGCACGGGACGAGATCAGGATCGAGTCCGTGCTGCACGCGCTCTCCGACCCGGTGCGGCTGTACATCGTCCGTGAACTGGCGGCGGCCGAGGCCGAACTCACCTGCTCCCGGTTCGAGCTGCCGGTGACGAAGTCGACCACCACGCACCACTTCCGGGTGCTCCGCGAGAGCGGCATCGTCCAGCAGATCTACCGGGGCACCGCCAAGATGAACGGCCTGCGGCGCGAGGACCTGGAGGCGCTGTTCCCCGGGCTGCTGGAGACCGTGCTCGAAGCGGCGAACCGGCAGGCGGACCGCCTCGACGCGAGCTGA